One region of Jatrophihabitans cynanchi genomic DNA includes:
- a CDS encoding general stress protein, which produces MTNPRGFPGPSLSLNYPMSLGVYDDYVQAQRVVDHLSDNGFPVENVAIVGTELKSVERVTGRLTRGKLAAAGAASGFWIGLFVGIAFALFSADGQVGFLITTPLLGALFGLIWSQLGFTAATRGGTRDFTSVTQVIATKYEVLVEHKFAEQARELITTIKPL; this is translated from the coding sequence ATGACGAACCCGCGTGGCTTTCCTGGCCCGTCGCTCAGCCTGAACTATCCGATGTCGCTCGGCGTGTACGACGACTACGTCCAGGCCCAGCGCGTGGTCGATCACCTGTCGGACAACGGCTTCCCGGTCGAGAACGTCGCGATCGTCGGCACCGAGCTCAAATCGGTCGAGCGCGTGACCGGCCGGCTCACCCGCGGCAAGCTCGCCGCGGCCGGTGCGGCGTCCGGCTTCTGGATCGGGCTGTTCGTCGGCATCGCCTTCGCACTGTTCAGTGCGGACGGGCAGGTCGGGTTCCTGATCACGACGCCGCTGCTGGGCGCGCTGTTCGGGCTGATCTGGAGCCAGCTCGGCTTCACCGCGGCCACCCGCGGCGGGACGCGCGATTTCACCTCGGTAACCCAGGTGATCGCGACCAAGTACGAGGTGCTCGTCGAGCACAAGTTCGCCGAGCAGGCCCGCGAGCTGATCACCACGATCAAGCCGCTCTGA
- a CDS encoding TetR/AcrR family transcriptional regulator: MPRVAEARAAAEPSSPDQHARQLRILQAAEDLGAETDLDHVQMHEVAKRAGVAIGTLYRYFPSKTHLFVGVMSYQIERMGEALAKRPKRKGDPGELVFDVLVRANRALLSKPELASAMMKSSNAANAATVTDVARIDNTMRDVLLHAAGIEHPTAGDLAIMRVLLQAWGGILASSLNGRLSMPDAESDLRLACTMLMAGTSAARAAAAAR, encoded by the coding sequence GTGCCGAGAGTTGCCGAGGCGAGGGCTGCCGCCGAGCCCAGCTCGCCCGACCAGCACGCCCGGCAGCTGCGGATCCTGCAGGCGGCCGAGGACCTCGGCGCGGAGACCGACCTCGATCACGTGCAGATGCACGAGGTGGCCAAGCGCGCCGGCGTCGCGATCGGCACCCTCTACCGCTACTTTCCGTCCAAGACGCACCTGTTCGTCGGGGTGATGTCGTATCAGATCGAGCGGATGGGTGAGGCGCTCGCCAAGCGCCCCAAGCGCAAAGGTGACCCCGGGGAGCTGGTGTTCGACGTGCTGGTGCGGGCGAACCGGGCGCTGCTCAGCAAGCCGGAACTCGCCAGCGCGATGATGAAATCGTCCAACGCCGCCAACGCTGCCACCGTCACCGATGTCGCACGCATCGACAACACCATGCGCGACGTGCTGTTGCACGCCGCCGGTATCGAGCACCCGACGGCCGGGGATCTGGCGATCATGCGCGTGCTGCTGCAGGCGTGGGGCGGCATCCTGGCGTCGAGCCTGAACGGCCGGCTGTCGATGCCGGACGCCGAGAGCGACCTGCGGTTGGCGTGCACGATGCTGATGGCCGGCACTTCGGCGGCGCGCGCCGCGGCCGCAGCCCGCTGA
- a CDS encoding nuclear transport factor 2 family protein, translating into MSTELDARLDALEQRLRLVEDELAVTRLVLGYGPRVDSGSAEATAALWAEDGSYEFEAGAAALRGRAGLAAMVRSDAHRAHLHRGCAHVLTAPHVVVTGDTAVATCYSLMHHYVTETGIFQVSRVSANRWELVRTGDGWCVANRTNRLLNGDDAARALFASTIG; encoded by the coding sequence GTGAGCACCGAACTGGACGCGCGACTGGACGCACTGGAGCAGCGGCTCCGGCTCGTCGAGGACGAACTGGCCGTCACCCGGCTGGTGCTCGGCTACGGCCCGCGGGTGGACAGCGGCTCGGCCGAGGCGACCGCCGCGCTCTGGGCCGAGGACGGCAGCTACGAGTTCGAGGCCGGCGCGGCCGCGTTACGAGGCCGTGCCGGCCTGGCGGCGATGGTGCGCAGTGACGCGCACCGGGCGCACCTGCACCGCGGCTGCGCCCACGTGCTCACGGCGCCGCACGTCGTCGTCACCGGCGACACCGCCGTGGCGACGTGCTACTCGCTGATGCACCACTACGTCACCGAGACCGGCATCTTCCAGGTCAGCCGGGTATCGGCGAACCGCTGGGAGCTGGTGCGCACGGGCGACGGCTGGTGCGTGGCGAATCGCACCAACCGGCTGCTGAACGGCGACGACGCGGCGCGCGCCCTGTTCGCCTCGACGATCGGCTGA
- a CDS encoding LLM class F420-dependent oxidoreductase — protein sequence MRIGIVSPVLVRYPGVASAWERDAGIAQVAQIARTADTLGFHHLTCSEHVAVPVPIAAERGSTYWDPLATFGYLAAVTEQIRLVTQVLVLGYHHPLAIAKRYGTLDRVSGGRLVLGLGVGSLQQEFDLLGVPFADRGARADEALAALRASLGTARPVFHGSYYDFADVVVEPHALQPHVPFWIGGRTLRSLRRAVRSGDGWVPFGLSTDELSAMLRRVELPAGFQVVVSTGRPLDPGADPDGVRHALDRAAAAGATVVGVSIAARSAAHYCEQLGALRALHRDEETQ from the coding sequence ATGCGGATCGGGATCGTGAGCCCGGTGCTCGTGCGGTACCCCGGCGTGGCCTCGGCCTGGGAGCGCGACGCGGGCATCGCCCAGGTGGCTCAGATCGCCCGCACCGCGGACACGCTCGGCTTTCACCACCTGACCTGCAGCGAACACGTCGCGGTCCCGGTGCCGATCGCGGCCGAGCGCGGCAGCACCTACTGGGACCCGCTGGCCACCTTCGGCTACCTGGCCGCCGTCACCGAGCAGATCCGGTTGGTGACCCAGGTGCTGGTGCTGGGCTATCACCACCCGCTGGCCATCGCGAAGCGGTACGGGACGCTCGACCGGGTCAGCGGCGGCCGGCTCGTCCTCGGGCTCGGGGTCGGCAGCCTGCAGCAGGAGTTCGACCTGCTCGGCGTCCCGTTCGCCGACCGTGGCGCGCGGGCGGACGAGGCGCTGGCGGCATTGCGGGCCTCGCTCGGCACCGCACGTCCGGTGTTCCACGGCAGCTACTACGACTTCGCGGACGTCGTGGTCGAGCCGCACGCGCTGCAGCCGCACGTCCCGTTCTGGATCGGCGGGCGCACCCTGCGTTCACTGCGCCGTGCGGTGCGATCCGGCGACGGTTGGGTGCCGTTCGGCCTGTCCACCGATGAGTTGTCCGCGATGTTGCGGCGCGTCGAACTGCCGGCCGGCTTCCAGGTGGTGGTCAGCACCGGGCGCCCGCTGGACCCGGGTGCCGACCCCGACGGCGTGCGCCACGCCCTCGACCGCGCCGCAGCAGCCGGCGCGACCGTTGTCGGCGTCAGCATCGCGGCGCGGTCGGCGGCGCACTACTGCGAGCAACTCGGTGCGCTGCGCGCACTCCATCGCGACGAGGAGACACAGTGA